In the genome of Dermacentor silvarum isolate Dsil-2018 chromosome 1, BIME_Dsil_1.4, whole genome shotgun sequence, one region contains:
- the LOC119465808 gene encoding uncharacterized protein LOC119465808 has protein sequence MVMNGVLAGFLGGGGYGGYGGGYGGGYGGGYGGGYGGGFGGGFGGGVGGVGVGSSVVLLNGGAAGGGKVVAGPAFLVKTVHHVNKIHGGGALVAHSGIGGSGGGYGGGFGGGFGGGLGGGFGGGYGGFYGGSYGGGYGGGYGGGYGLKGW, from the coding sequence ATGGTTATGAATGGAGTCCTGGCTGGCTTCCTTGGAGGTGGGGGATATGGTGGATACGGAGGCGGATACGGAGGTGGATACGGAGGCGGATACGGAGGTGGCTACGGAGGCGGCTTCGGCGGTGGATTCGGTGGAGGCGTTGGAGGAGTCGGCGTAGGCAGCAGTGTGGTGCTTCTTAATGGCGGGGCTGCTGGAGGTGGAAAAGTGGTGGCTGGGCCGGCGTTCCTGGTGAAGACTGTGCACCACGTGAATAAAATTCACGGAGGAGGCGCTCTCGTGGCCCACAGTGGCATTGGTGGCTCTGGAGGAGGCTACGGTGGCGGTTTCGGTGGAGGATTCGGAGGCGGACTTGGAGGCGGATTTGGAGGAGGCTACGGTGGATTCTACGGAGGTAGCTATGGAGGAGGCTACGGAGGAGGCTACGGCGGCGGATACGGCCTCAAAGGCTGGTAG
- the LOC119465910 gene encoding lamprin 1.8-10, with translation MNALATVAFFTTLVAAASAGAVLGGYGGLGYGGLGYGGLGYGGLGYGGLGYGGVGYGGLGYGGAGLGVGGVGVGSSVALLSGGPAFSKAVAGPTFLVRSVHHVNKIHGGGAILAHSGLGGGYGGLGYGGLGYGGIGYKG, from the exons ATGAACGCCCTG GCAACTGTTGCGTTTTTCACCACCTTGGTTGCGGCAGCATCTGCTGGAGCCGTACTCGGAGGCTACGGCGGCCTGGGTTACGGTGGCCTCGGCTATGGGGGCCTCGGCTACGGAGGTCTGGGCTACGGAGGTCTCGGCTATGGAGGTGTCGGCTACGGAGGCCTCGGCTACGGTGGAGCGGGTCTTGGCGTGGGCGGCGTTGGTGTGGGCAGCAGCGTCGCTCTGCTCAGTGGAGGTCCAGCCTTCTCGAAGGCCGTGGCAGGACCCACTTTTCTAGTGAGAAGCGTGCACCACGTCAACAAAATTCACGGGGGTGGTGCCATCTTGGCTCACAGTGGGCTTGGTGGAGGCTACGGAGGTCTTGGCTACGGTGGCCTCGGATATGGCGGCATCGGATACAAGGGATGA